GCTTCTGAGATGTGGGGGGAGGTTATTCCCTCTGTTCCTTCGAGGTCGGCAATGGTTCTGGCTACTTTCAAGATTCGGTCGTAGGCTCTTGCTGAAAGCCCAAACTTGGTTATTGCCGCGCGGAGTAGTTCATGTGATGCTGAGTCTATCTCGCAGTATTTTCTCACGTCCTTTGGTCCCAGGTGTGCGTTGCAGTAAGTCCTCTTTCTCTCTTTGTACCTTTCAAGTTGAATGTTTCTCGCTTCGTCCACTCTGGCCTGAAGGTCAGAGGACTTCTCACCAGAGAGCTTGGAGGAAAGTTCCTTATACCTGAGAGCTGGAACTTCAATGTGTATGTCTATTCTGTCAAGGAGGGGACCCGATATCTTTGACATGTATTTTGCTATCTGGCCTGGATGACACGTGCACTCCTTGGTGGGGTCGGTATAGTATCCACAGGGGCAGGGGTTCATGGCGGCAGCCAGCATAAACCTTGCAGGATAGGTGAGCGACATGGCGGCCCGCGCTATGGTCACACTGCCGTCCTCCAACGGCTGCCTCAAAACCTCAAGAACGTTCTTATTGAACTCGGGAAGTTCATCCAGGAATAGCACTCCATTGTGCGCCAGACTCACCTCCCCGGGCCTGGGATGCGTCCCTCCACCTATAAGCCCTGCATCAGATATCGTATGGTGCGGCGATCGGAAAGGTCTCCTTGCCACCAATGCACCGTCAGCGCTCAAAAGGCCTGCCACACTGTGGATTTTGGTCGTTTCGAGTGCTTCTTCAAGGGTCATCCTGGGGAGGACTGTCGGGAGCCTTTTTGCCAGCATGGTCTTGCCAGAGCCAGGAGGACCTACCATTATGATGTTGTGTCCGCCGGCAGCGGCCACCTCCAGCGCTCTTTTGGCATGCTCCTGGCCCTTCACCTCGCTGAAGTCGACAACGTACTGTGAGCTTCTCTCGAAGAGTTCCCCGGCATCCACACAGAACGGCTGGATGTCCAGATCACCACCAAGGAGCGCCACGGCCTCCTTCAAGTTAGCAATGGGCAAAACATCTATTCCTTCCACTATTCCAGCCTCATTCGCGTTCTCCACAGGTAGGATTATCTTCTTGAAGCCTGCTTCCCTGGATCCCACAGTTATGGAGAGTGCTCCTCTTATCGGTCTGAGCGATCCATCAAGCGAAAGTTCTCCAAGTATGACCGTTCTTGAAAGAAAGGAGACAGAGGCCTGGGCAGTCGCGCCAAGTATGCCCACGGCGATTGGCAGGTCGAATGCCGCCCCTTCCTTTTTTATGTCAGCTGGTGCAAGATTTATCGTTATTCTCTTGAGGGGATATGAATACCCGGAATTCCTTATTGCTGAAGCAACCCTCTCTTTTGATTCTTTGACAGCACCTTCTGGCAGACCGACAGTGGCATAGGCAGGAAGGCCCGATGATACATCGGCCTCGACTTCAACGACATATGCGTCTATGCCCAGCACAGCGCCTGAGTTAACCTTGGACAGCATGCAACCCTCCTTATGTCACAGATGAAAGCTCAATCAATGACACGAGCAGAAGTATCGTTCTATGGAACTGATGAGGGACTCAGGATGAGTTGCAGCCTGTCTACTGGACTATTTTGCCCAGGACTGTTCTCCTGGCTGCGCCTGTAACCTGGGGCAGGCTTGAAGGCTCCCCAGCAATTGCCTGGTTTGCCAGTACTGCAAAAAGGAGAGCCTCCTTTGCATGGGGATGTACTCCCAGTTTGTCAGTAGTGTGGACCTCCATGGGTGAAAATGCGTCTTTGATTTGCTGCATCATAGTCCTGTTCTCTACTCCGCCGCCGCTCACATAGAGTTCGTCGACCTCACAGGTCTTTGCCACGAACTCCAGATAAGCTCTATGCACAGAAGTTGTCGTCAGGGTAACCGCTGTTGCCATGATATCTTGTTTAGATAGACCTTTCTCCTTTGCCACACGAATCAGTTTCTCTGAGAAGTGGTTGCCGAAGATCTTTCTTCCAGCAGACTTTGGAGGAGGAAGCTCAAAGAAATCGAACTGGAGCAATTCTTCAACGAGCTCTTGTGAGGGCGTACCCTTGGCGGAAAAAGTTCCGTTCTTGTCACATTCGGCCTTGAAAAGATTCCTCGCCAGGAAATCCAGAACCATGTTTCCAGGGCCGGTATCAAATCCGATTACATGTTCGGACCGACAGCCTGCTGGCAGAGCGGTAAGATTGGCTATTCCACCTATGTTCAGGAGTCCGCGTGATACTCTCGTATCTCTGAATAGTATGTAGTCGACACAGGGGGCAAGAGGAGCGCCCTCTCCGCCGCCGGCAATGTCAGCAGAACGAAAATCACAGACGACAACTGCTCGGGTTCTCTCTGCGATAATCTCTGCCTCACCTAACTGCAGGGTGCAGACGGGACATTCTTTTTCGTCCTTAGCAGAGTGGGGAATGTGGCACACTGTTTGCCCATGCGAACCGACGACGTCCACGTCATCCAGCTCGAAATCTGAAGACTTCAGCAAGGAGAGGCACGCCTCAGCGAAAATTTCCCCAAGCTGGTAGTTAAGGCAGCATATCTCTTCTACCGTTCCTTTTCCGTCCGAGACAGAGAGTACAGCCTCTCTGATGTGGTCTGGATACGGGTAAGTATCATGGAGGAGTATCTGCGCTTTGAGCTCAGTGCCTGAGCCTTCTATCCTGACGAGGGCTGAATCCACTCCGTCAGCAGAGGTTCCGGAGGAGAGCCCCACGATAAGCCTCTTCTTCTTAGAGGCTATTTCAGACAGTTTACTTGCCATGAATCGCTTTTTTCACGTTGCCGCCGGCTTTTTTCAGCTTGTCTGAGGCAGAGGAGAAGTCCTCGCCAGTCTTGATCATGACTATTGCCGCCTTTAGATTGCCCTTTGCTTTGTCCAGATACTGACTCGCCTCCTGGTAGGAGGCGTCCGTAAGAACGGTCAGTATTCTTTTTGACCTCTCTTCCAGTTTCTGGCTCTTCACCTGGAGATCAACCATAAGATTTTCATAGACTTTTCCCATTCTCACCATGGTGGTGGTGCTTATCATGTTAAGAATCATCTTTTGAGCTGTGGCCGCTTTCATCCTGGTAGAGCCCGTCACCACCTCTGGACCAGGAGTGGGACAGATGGACACATCGACTGGTATGTTCATCTGGGCTCTGGGATTGCAAGAGACGTAGATAGTCTTTGCGCCTATCTTCCTGGCGTGGTCAATAGCTCCAACCACATAGGGTGTTCTTCTGCTTGCAGCTATCCCAACCACGACGTCCTTGTCGGTCAGTCCTCTTTTGGCCAGCTCAATGCCTGCGGCCTCAGAGTCGTCTTCAGCCCCCTCCATAGACTTGATGAGTGCTTCGGGTCCTCCGGCTATGATTCCCTGCACCATCTCAGGGGGTGAAGAAAAGGTTGGTGGGCATTCTGCTGCGTCAAGGACACCAAGCCTCCCACTCGTCCCCGCGCCTGCGTAGAACACCCTCCCCCCATGGGACAAGCTCTCAACGACTATTTGGACGGCCTTTTCTATGTAGGGGAGTTCCTTTTGAACAGAACTGGCAACCTTCTTATCCTCGCTGTTCATCAGCTCGAGTATCTCTCTCACAGACATCTCATCTATGTGCATGCTGTCAGGATTCCTCTCCTCAGTCAGGAGCTGCGAGAGCTCATCATAGAGCTTTTTTTGACTCTTCTTTTCCATGTTGTGTTATGGTCTGAATGCGTCCACGATGTGGTTTACAATCCTTGGGCTCTTCTCGGTTATGGCCACGACGTCGAAGCGGCAGTCCACCCTTCCGTTCAGGTGTTTCTCAGTCAGATAGTCCAAGGCAATCTCAGCCATCTTCTTGCGCTTCCTTGAGTCTACAGCCTCCTCGGGACGGCCGAATGACATGCTCTTCCTTGTTTTCACCTCTACGAATATTACGGAACCTCTCTGCTCACATATTATGTCTATTTCTCCCCTGCGTGTCCTGTAATTTTTCTCGATGACCCGATAGCCTTTTTTCCTTAGATACTCTACGGCAATTCTTTCGCCCTCTTTTCCCAGATTCTTATTCTGCGCAGGGCGAAATATCATTGGGGTCTTATCAGATCTCTGACGGGGCGAAATGTCTTCCTGTGTATTTTGCAGGGACCGTGGGACAGCAGTGCTTCTACATGCTGGGGGGTTGCATATCCCTTGTTCCTTGCAAAACCGTATTGGGGATATGCCGCGTCATAGAGCTCCATCATCCTGTCCCTGTAAACCTTCGCAAGAATGGAAGCTGCGGCTATGGAGAGGGAGATGTCGTCGCCGCCGATGATGGCAGATTGAGGTAGGTCGAGACCTGGAATGGGATACCCGTCGACCAGAACATGGTCCGGGGGCATGCTCAACTTGGAGATGGCGCATCTCATGGCTGCGAAGGTTGCGGAGCGAATGTTCAAGTCATCAATGACATGGTGTTCTATGACACCTATACCATAGCTGAGAGACTCATTTACAATGGCGGGAAACAGCTCTTCACGGCGGTTAGGGGAGAGCTTCTTCGAGTCCCTGACGCCCTCCATGAAGGAGTCCTTTTTGAGGATGACTGCCGCCGCCACCACAGGGCCGGCCAGGGGGCCTCGCCCCGCCTCGTCGACTCCTGCGACAAACTGAATGTTCCTTGACCAGAGCTCCTTCTCGAAGGTGGTCAACTTATCTCTTCTCCTCTATTTTTGCTGCCTTTCCTCGCCTCTGGCGGAGATAGTAGAGCTTTGACCTTCTAACCTTTCCTCTCCGGAGTAACTCTATCTTTGATATGTTTGGTGAGTTGAGGAGAAATGTCCTCTCTACACCCACACCCTCGGTCACTTTTCTGACCGTGAAGGTCTTGCCCAATCCTACACCTCTGGTTCTAATAACCGTTCCCTGAAATCTCTGAATTCTGGTCTTGCCGCCTTCTTCTATTTTTGTATGTACTAGAACCAAATCCCCAGAACCGAATTTGGCTAGGTCAGGCTTTTCGTATTCTTTCTCAATGCTCCTTATCGGGTCCATTTGATCTCCCTGTTCTTATGTCTTGTATACTCTCTCTGTCTTCATCTGTCAAGTGAGCGTTTGCCAGAAGATCGGGTCTGTTTTCCATTGTCTTTTTGATTGCCATCCTTCTGCGCCATCTTCTGATTTTCTGGTGATCACCTGATGTCAGGACTGCGGGAACGGATTGACTGTGAAAATGCCGTGGCCTGGTGTACCTTGGTGCGTCCAGAAGGGCGCTCTGGAAGGAGTCTTCCTCGGCCGATTCCTTGCTGTTCATGGCACCGGGGAGTAACCGCACAATGGCGTCTGTCAGAACCATCGCCGCCAGCTCTCCGCCAGAGAGTATGTAGTCTCCCATCGATATTTCTTCGTCAACCACAAGCTCTCTGACTCTTTCGTCCACCCCTTTGTATCTCCCACAGAGAAGTATGATGTGGTTCAGGCCGGCGAGCCGGCAGATGAGTTCCTGGTTCAGCCGTTTTCCCTGAGGTGAAAGCAGGATTACCGTAGAATCTTCCTTTCTTAGATGTTCCACAGCCCTGAAAATCGGCTCGACCTTCATCACCATTCCTGCCCCACCGCCGAAAGGGTAGTCGTCTGTGGTCTTATGCTCGTCGTCTGCAAATCGGCGCAGGTCCACAATCTCTATTTCCACGATCTTCTTGTCCCTCGCTTGCTTGATGAGACCGCTGTTGAATGGTCCATCAAACATGGAAGGGAAGATGGTGACAGTGTCGATTCTCATTCCTGGTCTATTAACCCCTTAATGGGTGTGATTATTATCCTCTTCTTTTCGATGTTTATCTCTTTGATGAAGTTGTCCACCAGTGGCACCAGGATCTCTTTTCCGTGACCGTCTATGACAAGAACGTCGTTGCCGGGGAGTTCCAGGATATCCGTAACCTCGCCGATTGTTTCCCCGTTCTCCCTGCAGGCAACTAATCCGACTATCTGGAACTCGTAGTAAGTCCCTTTAGGAAGCGGTTCAAGCTCCTCTTCAAGTACGCTGACGTAGCACCCCATGAGACTCTTCGCTTTTTCGCTCGAGTCAACGCCTGAGAGGGTCAAGTTGTATCCGCGCCTATGCTTTCTGGCGGCAAGGACCCGGTACTTCTTGACCTGTTTGCCCACTAGGTACACGCTTCCAAGCTCGAGGACGCGCGAAGGGAAATCTGTGAGTGACGCAACCCTCAGGCTGCCCTTGTTTCCAAATACACCTACAACCTTGCCGACTGCGACAAGATCAGGCATTACTCAAGGATCTCTAGTACCGCCCTTTTTCCAGCCTTCATGGAAGCTGCCGTGATGATGGTCCTTATTGCCTTTGCCGTTCTTCCTTCCTTGCCGATTATCTTGCCCAGATCGCCTTGTCCCACTCTAAGCTCGTAGACAACCGTCTTTTCGCCATCTATCTGCGAGACGGTGACCTTCTCCGGGTAATCCACAAGAGACTTTGCGATGTACACTATGAGGTCTTTCATGAGTCCTCCTCTGTTTGCTTCTCAGTCTCTGCCTCTTCTTCTGTAGGTGTCTCCACCGTGTCCGTCGTCGACTTGAATTCCTCTTCCTGGATGCTCTTCCTCGCCAGATTCACCAGTCGCTGAGCTGTTTCTGAAGGCTTCGCGCCCTTTGTTACCCACCAGTCCACTCTTTCGAGATTGAGTTTCATAGGCGTCTTCTTGAAAGGGTCGTAGTAGCCAAGGATTTCCTTGAACTTACCGTCCACAGCGTTTCGTGAATCAGCTACAACAATCCGGTAAAAGGGGCTCTTCTTCTTTCCCATCCTCCTCAGTCGTATTCTTAGCGTTAGTACCACCTCCTTGATTTCGTGACGTATTTGGAAAAACGGCAAATTCAGTATATATACGGGACGCAAAAAAGTCAACAGCTTTTTCCGCAAGTTGAGCTCCTGGGAAAGGAAGAGCAGTAGACACGTACCCCTGCTGAAACCTGATGCGAACTGAAGGCGAGTCCGCATATCAAGGTGGGCACCACTCCCTCGGATATTGAATAGCGCCCTGTTTGCCTGCGAAGGTGATGTGAGCAGGTAGAATGTTCTTGACTGCTGCGATCCGCTCTTGAGATGGTGTCTATTCTGGGAAGTTCGCCGTTCGCTTTGGGAATTCCACCTATTTTTTTTGCCCGGCGAAGGGTCCTCTGGCAGGCTCAGGAGTGAAACAGCAATAGCCGACTTCATCAAATTGATATCTGATCTCGCGCCATTCGCTTTCCTCTATGGATTTCATTGCATCGACGAAAAGAACATTGTACTCTCTGTAAAAATGGCTGGATAGTATCTCAACAAGAGGTGCGGTAGCATCGTCCAGTTGTTTTGTGAAGTCACGAAAAGGAGTCGTGTCCTTTAAGTCAAAGGTCTTGTAGAGATTCTTCTTGATTTCCTTAATCTTGCTGTGTTCATTCCACATGATTGAAGAGGGCCGCGACATTCTGTGTTTTTCAAGATAAGGAAAGAGTACGTTCTCCTCTCTCATATAGTGAGTCTTTGACTCCTTGAAGTGATTCACGATACTGTTAACCTGATTCAATAGTCCAGCCGCAGAGCCAAAATCATTCTTTTCCCTGACTCGATTCACAGCAACTCGGATATCCACAGCGAACTGAAGGAGAATGTTGTGTTCTTCCATGAGGATGTGGATCGGGTGCCCTGGCGGCGCCAGGGTCTTCTCTTTTTCAACTGCTTCCTTGAAAACGGCAAGATGAACGTCACAAAGTTTTCTCATCTTCTCCGTAGACATGCTTCCTATTTGCGCCGTTTCTTTAGGGGGTGTCTCTTCGGCCAGTTTATTCAGTTCTTCTTTCAACTCTTCAGGATTTCTACCCTCACGAAGTCTCCCCATTAGAACTTCCAGTGCTTCTCTCCGGGCGGGCAGTTCGCTCATCCTCTAGCCCCCTTTTCCAACACTTCAGCCGACTTGCTCACTCACACTACACAGTTGTAGCATCTCTTGATTCTGTACAACTTTCGTTGAGAAACCATACTCTCTTCACACTGGCCCCGTCCCATAATCTTACCACACATCCCACTGGTAGGTCAAGCAAATCAGAAAACCTATTTCGCTCAGCGTCTGAAAACCCCATGCTGGTAAGGGAAGCGACGTTTTTTGTCCTGGCTTAGAAAGGAGCGGAAAGAGTGACTTGGCTGCTATCCGGTTTTGTGCGTTCGCCTCAAGTTCTCGGCCATTTCCTTGATTTCAGTCAGATCTCTGGTCATTTCGCTCCAGCCGTACCAGAGCGCATAGTCGGGATTGGCATGGAATGTTCCCTGAAATGTCCTCATCCGGTGTTTTAGAAACATCACAAACAGTTGTTGTTCTATGTGAGTCGGCGCGTCGTGGAATGTGAGCAGATCCGGAAAAGCGTATGCATAGTTCTCGGGCTTCTTGAGTATGCCATCTTTGTACAGGGCGGCAACTATATGAATCGCCTCGGCCATCAGGCGGTCGGCCTCTTTGATCATTCGATCGCCTTTTGCCAATTCCGCCTTGGCAAAATTGATAGAATGGCACTGATTACAAGTCTTCACCATCTTGTTACGTTCATTCTGCCAGTCGTCTTGTGTCAAACGAGCAACATCGGCCGCCTTCGCAACATCCAACCTTGCTGTTGGTTTCCCAGCAGGGTCAAGCACGCCAAGAGCCTGAAGGACAGCGGTCCTATCAGCAGCCCACTGTTTGTCTTCAGGCATAGGGAGCCTCACAGCAAGGAATCCCCATGCCGTTCGAACAGCGTGGTTCCCCTCTTGCATGTGGCATGTCTGGCACGTGGGCGCTGCTGCATCTTCGGGGAGTATTCCACTTTGCTTCAGCAAGTACCTGACGCCATGTTTTGAACCTGAATACATTTCCCATTGAGCGTGGTCAAAACCCATGTGGCAGGTCTGACAGGCCTGGGGCTGGCTCGCTTCCTTGACGGAGAACGTGTGGCGCGTATGGCAGGCATCGCAGGAGGCAATTCCGAACCCAGCTCCGTTTTTTTTCAGAGTTTTTATCTCCTTTTCGGTCTTCGATCCTATTTTGTGGCATCCACCACATCCCTTCATACCCTCCATTAAGGCCATAGGCTGCATGTGAGCTGTGGGCATGGCCTTCATGGCAGCCCATGCCTTAGCGTGCTTTCCCTGCTTGAACTGGTCGACCTGTTTCTTGTGGCACACGGCACACGTCGCCGGAGTGGGAATTTTGACCTTGGCCACGTCCCTTGCCGATGTGTGCTTGCTTCCATGACATACGGAGCAGTCAATTCCAGATTTGCCATGCTTACTCAACTGCCAGTCAGAAACTATTCTGGGTGTGTTCTTCTTGTGGCAGTCCATGCATGTCTGAGCCAGGCTAGTGGATGCAACCAAGAAACTGACAAGCAAAACGCCGAACCCTCTATACATCAAAGCACCTCCTTGTTCTGCTTTCCTGGCCGAACTCTCAGGGCAGCATCGCACACCATTCAGCGCCCTTCCTCAGCCTTTCGCTTTCTGAGGCTTCAGCTACCATTCTCCTGTTTGTATAAAATACACTGAGTTGGTTTGATGTCAATAGCCGTTTCGTAGCTCCTGGATTTTTCTCTGTGGCCACAAATCTGACTTGCTGGAGAACATTTAGCCTTGCTGCGACCTGATACTCACGAAGTACTTACCACTCACGAATCATGATTGCATGCGCAATCGACTGTGTCAGATCAGCTCGGACACAGTCTCTGCCACCTTTTCCAGGAAGATTCTGTCTTCTTCCGTAAAGCGCGACAACTGGTGAGAGTCTATGTCTATTTCACCTGCGATACTACCACTTTTGAAGATAGGAACGACTATCTCGGATTTGACGTCAGAGCTACACGAAAGGTAATTCGCCTCCCTGGACACATCCTGGACAAGAAATGTCTCTTCTCTCTCTGCAGCCTGGCCACATATCCCTTTTCCGAAAGGTATTCTTGTGTGTTCCGTCTCCTCTCCGGCAAAAGGGCCGAGAAGGAGTTCCCTTTTTACAGATGAGTCCACGAGATAGAATCCGACCCAATCATAGTAAGCGACACTTTCTTTGAGCAACCTGCAGACATCCAAGAGCTTCTTTTCTGCCTCGACTGGTCCTTCGACGATCCTGCTTATTCTCTCCAACAGGGAATTGAAAAGCTGGCTCCTGCTCGAATCTTTGATCACTTTTTGTCTCCAAATGTTTCCTCGATCCAGGCCTTGATCTCGTCTCTTAGGTGCCGGAAGGCGGTCATTATTTCATCCTTAGTACCGTGGAAGTCCATGGGGTTCTCAAAGCTCTTGTGGAGTTGCATTACTGCCCGAGGGAAGAAAGGACAGGTTTCTCTGGCGTGGTCGCATACTGTGACAACGTAGTCGAATTCCGTATCCCGGAATTCGTCGATGCTTTTTGAACGATGTGATGATATGTCAATGTTCGCTTCGCCCATAACCTTTATTGCTTGAGGGCTCACCTCCGTGGGGTGAGTGCCAGCACTGCGAGCCTCGTACCTGCCGCCGCGCGTAGCTCTTAAAAGCCCCTCTGCCATCTGTGAGCGGTTGGAATTGTGGGTACAGATGAACAGGACTTTCTTCTTTGCTGCTTCTTGCATCGGGTCTGACTGTGTCTTCGATGCCGTCCGTCAGGTTCTGAGGGTCATCTCCACTGAACCCTCTGGGCAAGCGTCGATACAAAGGCCACAGCCGTAACAGTTATCCTTGTCTATGGCCAACTGATCGCCATTTAGTCTTCGGGCACCGAAGTAGCAGATATCCACGCACGTCCCGCAATTAGTGCACTTATCCGAGTCAGTTGTTTCAACGAGACTCCCTCTGTCGCATATCTCGCTTGGGTCCAGGAAGTATCCGCAGCAGTCGTCGCAGCAAAAACATATTCCGTCAGTCTCCGCAATGTGGGATTCGTTTCGGAAGGGCCTTGTTACCAAATGCTTCTTCTCCGCTTCCTTGAAAATGTCCTCGACCTCTGCCGGGGAGATCTCTTTTGTGCTCGTGTCGCCACTGCCCGCAATGTCACCCCTGAACATGAGACAGACATCGATGCGCGAGCGACTACACTGTCCGCGACTTTCACGGCATCCGCAGTTCATCACCCAGAATCGGTCGCGCCCATTAATCAGCTCTCTTGCCTGCTCACGAGTGCAAACATAATGAAAGGCCAGGTCTTTCTGATCCATAGTGCCTCCTGTGATCTGGCCGACTCCGGCCCAGGACATCGATTATGGACTCTTTTTTTGTATACTAGGGTGGTGGTTGCTCTTGTACCAACTTCTTCACAAATCGTTTCGACTCCTCAGTGTATCCCAGACTTCTATAAAATTCCCGTGCACCCTCGCGGGGGATATCATTGCTTATCTCTAGTCTGGTGCAGCCGGCCTCTTGCGCAACGATTTCAAGTGAGGTCATCAGGGCCCGGCCGATGCCAGAGCGCTTGTGTTCATTCTTCACCACGATAGTCATTATTCGTCCGATGTGTCCGGGTTCGTGCAGCATCTCTGTAATATGTAAATGGGCAACACCGAGAACCTTGTTGTCCAATTCTGAAACAAGGACAGTATCTCTATCGCTTTTATACAGTATTTCTATTTTTAGCCGTATGAACGCAGGTTTGATGGAGAACCCAAGTTCTTCCAGAAGACCGGCAACCTGGGTTCCATCCTCAAGATTGGCCTTTCTTATTTTGATTTCTTCCACGATTTCGCCTAACGATTGAATGGCACCATTGACATTCGGGGCGGTCCGGCCATGAGCAGTTGGTCGGGGCGAGAGGATTCGAACCTCCGACTTCCTGCTCCCAAAGCAGGCGCGCTAAACCGGGCTGCGCTACGCCCCGACGTTCTCCGTTTTGGTTAAGCTAGCACTCCGGGTTTGCTCTGTCAACTGGTTTGTGATGAGGCTTCTTGGCGAGTGATTCGTAGAACTGGTCCGGGGATTTCCCCATTGCTTTCTTCTCCATGGGGCATGGACTCGTGCCCCGAGCGTTCACTATTAGCTCGACCTTTTCAAGAGCCAGAAATAGAAGACCGGACTCCTCAAGTGCCTCCACGGCCGCCTTGCTTATCAAAGGTGTCAGTACCAGGTCCACCTTAGCATATATGCAGAGGAGGGCCGCGGCTCTTCCAACCGTCTTATCAAGAACCGTAGCGCCAGCCATTTCAGGATAGTGACTTTCTATGCATTCCATCAGGGGAATCAGCTGGTCGTCCTTGGAACGGAAGAGGACGCCTTCCCTGTTCTCTACTACGAGAGACCATGGACTGGACGCGAACTTTTCCAGTTTTTCGAGGAGTATTCTTTCCCGAGCTATGAGAAGGCTCTCCTGGCAAAAAGCTTGGCTATGAGAGGAAGAAGGGCAATCTGGATGGCTATTCCCGGGAGCCCCGCGATAAATGCGCTGGCCAAATAGCTGAATGGAGGTGATACTCGCATCAGATAAACCGCAAACATTACGACAATCCTGCCGGCGATGAGTGCACCGATCAAGGAAAGCCAGACATTGCCGTTTAAGCGGCGCCTGAGTAAGCCGGAGACAAGTCCATACGTTGTGATCTCCAGAGTGAGAGGAAGGAGGACAATCGCAGGAGGCATTCCTGAGAGCGCGAAGCTGATGATAGGGCTCAGGAGTCCAGCGACGAGGCCTGACCGCCACCCAAGAAGGAGGCCGGCGCAGAGAACGAAGAAATGCATTGGCAAGAATGTGCGCCCGGCCACAGGTCCTGCTATCAGATGGGTCGCCCAGGGGACTCCAACTGAAAGTGCAACAAAACCTGCCGTAAACCCTGCAAGGACAAGAGGTTTGGGTCGTTCAAAGACTGTTTCTTTTGCGACTGAAAGGTTTTGTCTGATTCTCAAGGCGACCTCCCGGGTTGCTTGTGAGAAGGGGTTGTTCCTTGTTGACAGGATACTTTTGGAAAAGGAAAAGTCAAGCCATATCCTGCACATTTTTCATCTTGACAATTTGCTAGTATTATATAATATATGAAGTACACAACAAATGATGAGTATATGAGGGAATTGACTAGAAAACAGGCGAGAGTTTTGGAATTTGTCCAGAAATTCATTATGGAAAGAGGCTATCCTCCTACCATAAGGGAAATAGGTACTCGGTTCAGGTTTGGTCCAAGGGCAGCAAAAGAACATTTGGACGCCATTGAGAGGAAAGGTTATATCAAGAGGAGAAAAGGTGCTAGAGCGATAGAGATTTCCTACCATGCGCGAGTCCGTTTTGAAGGGGTACCATTGGTGGGGAAGGTAGCAGCAGGAAGTCCAATTCTGGCCGAGGAGAATCTGGAAGGATATGTTGGACAAGAGGACTATTTTCCTCGCGGAGATAGAGTATTCTTTTTGAAAGTGAAAGGTGAAAGCATGAAAGGTTCTGGCCTATTCGAGGGGGATCTCGTTTTGGTTAGAAAACAAAATGTAGCGTCACAAGGG
The window above is part of the candidate division TA06 bacterium genome. Proteins encoded here:
- a CDS encoding 4Fe-4S dicluster domain-containing protein, whose amino-acid sequence is MSWAGVGQITGGTMDQKDLAFHYVCTREQARELINGRDRFWVMNCGCRESRGQCSRSRIDVCLMFRGDIAGSGDTSTKEISPAEVEDIFKEAEKKHLVTRPFRNESHIAETDGICFCCDDCCGYFLDPSEICDRGSLVETTDSDKCTNCGTCVDICYFGARRLNGDQLAIDKDNCYGCGLCIDACPEGSVEMTLRT
- a CDS encoding cytochrome C produces the protein MYRGFGVLLVSFLVASTSLAQTCMDCHKKNTPRIVSDWQLSKHGKSGIDCSVCHGSKHTSARDVAKVKIPTPATCAVCHKKQVDQFKQGKHAKAWAAMKAMPTAHMQPMALMEGMKGCGGCHKIGSKTEKEIKTLKKNGAGFGIASCDACHTRHTFSVKEASQPQACQTCHMGFDHAQWEMYSGSKHGVRYLLKQSGILPEDAAAPTCQTCHMQEGNHAVRTAWGFLAVRLPMPEDKQWAADRTAVLQALGVLDPAGKPTARLDVAKAADVARLTQDDWQNERNKMVKTCNQCHSINFAKAELAKGDRMIKEADRLMAEAIHIVAALYKDGILKKPENYAYAFPDLLTFHDAPTHIEQQLFVMFLKHRMRTFQGTFHANPDYALWYGWSEMTRDLTEIKEMAENLRRTHKTG
- a CDS encoding DUF438 domain-containing protein, producing the protein MSELPARREALEVLMGRLREGRNPEELKEELNKLAEETPPKETAQIGSMSTEKMRKLCDVHLAVFKEAVEKEKTLAPPGHPIHILMEEHNILLQFAVDIRVAVNRVREKNDFGSAAGLLNQVNSIVNHFKESKTHYMREENVLFPYLEKHRMSRPSSIMWNEHSKIKEIKKNLYKTFDLKDTTPFRDFTKQLDDATAPLVEILSSHFYREYNVLFVDAMKSIEESEWREIRYQFDEVGYCCFTPEPARGPFAGQKK
- the rpsP gene encoding 30S ribosomal protein S16, with the translated sequence MRTRLQFASGFSRGTCLLLFLSQELNLRKKLLTFLRPVYILNLPFFQIRHEIKEVVLTLRIRLRRMGKKKSPFYRIVVADSRNAVDGKFKEILGYYDPFKKTPMKLNLERVDWWVTKGAKPSETAQRLVNLARKSIQEEEFKSTTDTVETPTEEEAETEKQTEEDS
- a CDS encoding GAF domain-containing protein, whose amino-acid sequence is MLERISRIVEGPVEAEKKLLDVCRLLKESVAYYDWVGFYLVDSSVKRELLLGPFAGEETEHTRIPFGKGICGQAAEREETFLVQDVSREANYLSCSSDVKSEIVVPIFKSGSIAGEIDIDSHQLSRFTEEDRIFLEKVAETVSELI
- a CDS encoding DUF1893 domain-containing protein — encoded protein: MGDPSDSRTCGRAHILANAFLRSLRRPPSWVAVRPRRWTPEPYHQLRALRNASCDCPPSSHSGDHNVWTCLRLTQAPLKRQCLAFLDRCTHRRQDCRNVCGLSDASITSIQLFGQRIYRGAPGNSHPDCPSSSHSQAFCQESLLIARERILLEKLEKFASSPWSLVVENREGVLFRSKDDQLIPLMECIESHYPEMAGATVLDKTVGRAAALLCIYAKVDLVLTPLISKAAVEALEESGLLFLALEKVELIVNARGTSPCPMEKKAMGKSPDQFYESLAKKPHHKPVDRANPEC
- the lexA gene encoding repressor LexA, whose amino-acid sequence is MRELTRKQARVLEFVQKFIMERGYPPTIREIGTRFRFGPRAAKEHLDAIERKGYIKRRKGARAIEISYHARVRFEGVPLVGKVAAGSPILAEENLEGYVGQEDYFPRGDRVFFLKVKGESMKGSGLFEGDLVLVRKQNVASQGDIVVARIGDEATVKRYHEKKGRVSLIPDNPDFDTIHVHLDEDFEILGKVIGLWRKI
- a CDS encoding GNAT family N-acetyltransferase, producing MLSPRPTAHGRTAPNVNGAIQSLGEIVEEIKIRKANLEDGTQVAGLLEELGFSIKPAFIRLKIEILYKSDRDTVLVSELDNKVLGVAHLHITEMLHEPGHIGRIMTIVVKNEHKRSGIGRALMTSLEIVAQEAGCTRLEISNDIPREGAREFYRSLGYTEESKRFVKKLVQEQPPP
- a CDS encoding arsenate reductase ArsC, whose translation is MQEAAKKKVLFICTHNSNRSQMAEGLLRATRGGRYEARSAGTHPTEVSPQAIKVMGEANIDISSHRSKSIDEFRDTEFDYVVTVCDHARETCPFFPRAVMQLHKSFENPMDFHGTKDEIMTAFRHLRDEIKAWIEETFGDKK